Proteins encoded together in one Impatiens glandulifera chromosome 1, dImpGla2.1, whole genome shotgun sequence window:
- the LOC124920409 gene encoding serine/threonine-protein kinase AFC2 isoform X2 → MGEGTFGQVLECWDREKKEMVAIKIVRGIKKYRDAAMTEVEMLQQLGKHDRGGNRCVQIRNWFEYRNHVCIVFEKLGPSLYDFLKKNNYRSFPIDLAREIGRQLLECVAFMHDLHLIHTDLKPENILLVSSEYVKIPDYKGSSRYSKDSSFFKRVPRSSAIKVIDFGSTTYERQDQNYIVSTRHYRAPEVILGLGWSFPCDIWSVGCILVELCSGDALFQTHENLEHLAMMERVLGPIPHHMLRRADRHAEKYVRRGRLDWPEGATSRESIKAVQKLLRLQNLVMQHVDHSAGDLINLLQGLLKYDPSERITAREALSHSFFTRDYLRR, encoded by the exons ATGGGAGAAG GAACATTTGGGCAGGTTCTGGAATGCTGGGACAGGGAAAAGAAGGAAATGGTTGCCATTAAAATAGTTCGTGGGATTAAGAAATATCGTGATGCAGCTATGACAGAAGTTGAGATGTTACAACAGCTTGGTAAACATGATAGAGGGGGCAACCG TTGTGTGCAAATACGGAACTGGTTTGAGTATCGTAACCATGTTTGTATT GTTTTTGAGAAGCTTGGACCAAGTTTATACGATTTTCTCAAGAAAAACAATTACCGCTCTTTTCCCATTGATCTAGCACGTGAGATTGGAAGACAACTGTTGGAATGTGTAGCAT TTATGCATGACTTGCACCTCATACATACAGATTTAAAGCCTGAAAATATTCTTCTAGTTTCTTCAGAGTACGTTAAAATCCCCGATTACAAG GGTTCTTCACGATATTCAAAGGACAGTTCTTTCTTCAAGAGAGTACCAAGGTCAAGTGCCATAAAGGTGATTGATTTCGGAAGCACTACTTATGAACGTCAGGATCAGAACTATATTGTCTCAACCCGCCACTACAGAGCGCCCGAGGTCATATTGg GCCTTGGCTGGAGTTTTCCTTGCGATATTTGGAGTGTGGGTTGCATATTGGTGGAGCTGTGCTCG GGAGATGCATTATTTCAGACTCACGAGAATTTGGAACATCTTGCGATGATGGAACGAGTTCTGGGGCCTATCCCTCATCATATGCTGAGAAGAGCAGA tcgGCATGCGGAGAAATATGTGAGAAGGGGAAGATTAGATTGGCCAGAGGGTGCTACATCGCGAGAGAGTATAAAGGCTGTTCAGAAGCTTCTCCGTCTTCAG AATTTGGTAATGCAACATGTAGATCATTCAGCTGGGGATTTGATTAATCTTTTGCAAGGACTTCTTAAATACGACCCGAGTGAGAGAATAACAGCCCGAGAGGCTCTTAGTCATTCATTTTTCACGCGGGATTATCTTAGGAGATGA
- the LOC124920409 gene encoding serine/threonine-protein kinase AFC2 isoform X1, protein MEMERVTEFPHAHMDRRPRKRPRLGWDVAPLPSKAQLGILCGQEIGNLASLSSSKTSSNQTSSFFLKGVDGNGSPPWREDDKDGHFMFELGENLTSRYKIHSKMGEGTFGQVLECWDREKKEMVAIKIVRGIKKYRDAAMTEVEMLQQLGKHDRGGNRCVQIRNWFEYRNHVCIVFEKLGPSLYDFLKKNNYRSFPIDLAREIGRQLLECVAFMHDLHLIHTDLKPENILLVSSEYVKIPDYKGSSRYSKDSSFFKRVPRSSAIKVIDFGSTTYERQDQNYIVSTRHYRAPEVILGLGWSFPCDIWSVGCILVELCSGDALFQTHENLEHLAMMERVLGPIPHHMLRRADRHAEKYVRRGRLDWPEGATSRESIKAVQKLLRLQNLVMQHVDHSAGDLINLLQGLLKYDPSERITAREALSHSFFTRDYLRR, encoded by the exons ATGGAAATGGAACGTGTGACCGAGTTTCCTCATGCACACATGGATCGAAGACCGAGGAAAAGACCGCGTCTCGGCTGGGACGTTGCTCCTCTTCCATCTAAG GCTCAGCTAGGTATATTATGTGGACAAGAGATTGGGAATCTGGCAAGCCTTTCATCTTCGAAGACTTCTTCCAACCAAACTagttctttctttcttaagGGTGTGGATGGAAATGGTTCTCCCCCATGGCGAGAGGATGACAAAGATGGGCATTTCATGTTTGAGCTTGGCGAAAATTTAACTTCTCGCT ATAAAATTCACAGTAAGATGGGAGAAG GAACATTTGGGCAGGTTCTGGAATGCTGGGACAGGGAAAAGAAGGAAATGGTTGCCATTAAAATAGTTCGTGGGATTAAGAAATATCGTGATGCAGCTATGACAGAAGTTGAGATGTTACAACAGCTTGGTAAACATGATAGAGGGGGCAACCG TTGTGTGCAAATACGGAACTGGTTTGAGTATCGTAACCATGTTTGTATT GTTTTTGAGAAGCTTGGACCAAGTTTATACGATTTTCTCAAGAAAAACAATTACCGCTCTTTTCCCATTGATCTAGCACGTGAGATTGGAAGACAACTGTTGGAATGTGTAGCAT TTATGCATGACTTGCACCTCATACATACAGATTTAAAGCCTGAAAATATTCTTCTAGTTTCTTCAGAGTACGTTAAAATCCCCGATTACAAG GGTTCTTCACGATATTCAAAGGACAGTTCTTTCTTCAAGAGAGTACCAAGGTCAAGTGCCATAAAGGTGATTGATTTCGGAAGCACTACTTATGAACGTCAGGATCAGAACTATATTGTCTCAACCCGCCACTACAGAGCGCCCGAGGTCATATTGg GCCTTGGCTGGAGTTTTCCTTGCGATATTTGGAGTGTGGGTTGCATATTGGTGGAGCTGTGCTCG GGAGATGCATTATTTCAGACTCACGAGAATTTGGAACATCTTGCGATGATGGAACGAGTTCTGGGGCCTATCCCTCATCATATGCTGAGAAGAGCAGA tcgGCATGCGGAGAAATATGTGAGAAGGGGAAGATTAGATTGGCCAGAGGGTGCTACATCGCGAGAGAGTATAAAGGCTGTTCAGAAGCTTCTCCGTCTTCAG AATTTGGTAATGCAACATGTAGATCATTCAGCTGGGGATTTGATTAATCTTTTGCAAGGACTTCTTAAATACGACCCGAGTGAGAGAATAACAGCCCGAGAGGCTCTTAGTCATTCATTTTTCACGCGGGATTATCTTAGGAGATGA
- the LOC124920409 gene encoding serine/threonine-protein kinase AFC2 isoform X3, whose amino-acid sequence MIEGATVMHDLHLIHTDLKPENILLVSSEYVKIPDYKGSSRYSKDSSFFKRVPRSSAIKVIDFGSTTYERQDQNYIVSTRHYRAPEVILGLGWSFPCDIWSVGCILVELCSGDALFQTHENLEHLAMMERVLGPIPHHMLRRADRHAEKYVRRGRLDWPEGATSRESIKAVQKLLRLQNLVMQHVDHSAGDLINLLQGLLKYDPSERITAREALSHSFFTRDYLRR is encoded by the exons ATGATAGAGGGGGCAACCG TTATGCATGACTTGCACCTCATACATACAGATTTAAAGCCTGAAAATATTCTTCTAGTTTCTTCAGAGTACGTTAAAATCCCCGATTACAAG GGTTCTTCACGATATTCAAAGGACAGTTCTTTCTTCAAGAGAGTACCAAGGTCAAGTGCCATAAAGGTGATTGATTTCGGAAGCACTACTTATGAACGTCAGGATCAGAACTATATTGTCTCAACCCGCCACTACAGAGCGCCCGAGGTCATATTGg GCCTTGGCTGGAGTTTTCCTTGCGATATTTGGAGTGTGGGTTGCATATTGGTGGAGCTGTGCTCG GGAGATGCATTATTTCAGACTCACGAGAATTTGGAACATCTTGCGATGATGGAACGAGTTCTGGGGCCTATCCCTCATCATATGCTGAGAAGAGCAGA tcgGCATGCGGAGAAATATGTGAGAAGGGGAAGATTAGATTGGCCAGAGGGTGCTACATCGCGAGAGAGTATAAAGGCTGTTCAGAAGCTTCTCCGTCTTCAG AATTTGGTAATGCAACATGTAGATCATTCAGCTGGGGATTTGATTAATCTTTTGCAAGGACTTCTTAAATACGACCCGAGTGAGAGAATAACAGCCCGAGAGGCTCTTAGTCATTCATTTTTCACGCGGGATTATCTTAGGAGATGA
- the LOC124920411 gene encoding protein SIEVE ELEMENT OCCLUSION B-like — translation MSSYGNQNRSLNSMKSDRRMFSASDDGAMMKQILATHSPDGRDIDPKPVLRIIEDMLHRVSPNIDGVIHATEVHHEAVDELASKAIVHGVDGIPEALPYITYKVSCEFSCKSLGGGDAHGTTISILNLLSSYPWDAKVVISLAAFSVNYGEFWLVALLGATNPLAKSLALLKQLPDILEHSNSLKPRFDAVNTLIKAILDVTKCIIDLKELPPNYISQDTPPLSTAMTHIPTAAYWTIRSMVACASQITSLLGMGFEYISSTTEAWELSSLAHKVNNIHGHLMSQLGICYQHIDEKKQVETYQNLIRLFETGHLDNIKILKALIYAKDDLLPLVEGNSKRRVQIEVLRKKTVMLLISDLDILHEQIIILNHIYQESKLRPELHYEIVWLPIVKKKNPWTEADQHRFMDLQNKMPWYMLHHPSLLDPAVIKYITEVWHFTKKLILVTLDPHGKVVCQDALNMVWIWGNAAYPFSAVREKQLWEDETWTLELLVDNIDPSILQWIAQEKYICLLGGEDLGWIRNFTNKIKAVTKAVGISLEMVYVGKSSPKERVRRIIDTINKEKLCDCWVDLTSIWYFWTRLESMFHSKTQHGKKVENDPVMQEVLTMLSFDGSDKGWALISKGSSKMAKSKGDTLIASLDQFGNWEENARNEGFVHALDDNLAQHQSAHHCNRLILPGITGGVPEMVICAECSRPMEKYFMYRCCTD, via the exons atgtCTAGTTATGGAAATCAAAATAGGTCACTTAACTCGATGAAAAGTGACAGGAGAATGTTCTCTGCATCTGATGATGGCGCCATGATGAAACAAATCCTAGCCACTCATTCACCCGATGGTCGTGATATTGACCCCAAGCCCGTGCTTCGCATAATTGAGGACATGCTTCATCGAGTCAGCCCAAACATTGACGGTGTTATCcat GCAACAGAAGTTCATCATGAAGCTGTGGATGAATTGGCAAGCAAGGCGATTGTTCATGGAGTTGACGGAATTCCTGAGGCACTTCCCTACATTACCTACAAAGTTTCCTGTGAG TTCTCATGCAAGAGTTTGGGTGGTGGAGATGCTCATGGGACAACAATCTCTATACTCAACTTGCTTTCAAGCTATCCATGGGATGCAAAAGTGGTGATTTCACTAGCAGCCTTTTCAGTGAACTATGGTGAGTTTTGGCTCGTCGCTTTACTTGGCGCCACAAACCCTCTAGCAAAATCCCTTGCTCTTCTCAAGCAACTTCCAGACATCTTGGAGCATTCCAATTCCTTAAAACCCAGATTCGATGCAGTCAATACTCTTATCAAGGCCATTTTGGATGTCACTAAATGCATAATTGATCTCAAGGAGCTTCCCCCTAACTATATTTCTCAAGACACCCCACCACTCTCGACCGCCATGACTCATATTCCTACTGCAGCCTATTGGACCATCCGAAGCATGGTGGCTTGTGCTTCCCAAATCACTAGCCTCCTAGGCATGGGCTTTGA ATATATTTCCTCTACAACTGAGGCATGGGAGCTGTCCAGTTTGGCTCATAAGGTCAATAACATACATGGTCACCTTATGTCACAGCTTGGTATTTGCTATCAGCACATTG ATGAAAAAAAACAAGTGGAGACATACCAGAATCTGATCCGGTTGTTCGAGACAGGACACTTAGACAACATCAAGATTTTGAAAGCACTGATTTACGCCAAGGATGATTTGCTTCCACTTGTGGAAGGCAACTCCAAGAGAAGG gttCAGATTGAGGTTCTAAGGAAAAAGACTGTGATGCTTCTCATATCAGACCTGGACATCTTGCACGAACAGATAATTATTCTAAACCACATCTACCAAGAATCAAAGCTAAGGCCAGAGCTGCATTATGAAATTGTGTGGCTTCCAATAGTGAAGAAAAAGAACCCCTGGACTGAAGCAGACCAACACAGATTTATGGACCTCCAAAATAAGATGCCCTGGTACATGCTTCACCATCCTTCATTACTTGATCCAGCGGTCATCAAGTACATAACAGAAGTGTGGCATTTCACAAAGAAACTCATTCTGGTGACACTGGATCCTCATGGAAAAGTTGTTTGCCAAGATGCCCTAAACATGGTATGGATATGGGGAAATGCAGCTTACCCTTTCTCTGCTGTGAGAGAAAAACAACTCTGGGAGGATGAGACATGGACGCTTGAGCTGTTGGTGGACAATATTGATCCATCCATCCTTCAATGG ATTGCACAGGAAAAGTATATATGCTTGTTGGGAGGAGAAGATTTGGGATGGATTCGGAATTTTACCAACAAAATAAAAGCTGTTACTAAGGCTGTTGGAATATCCTTGGAAATGGTTTATGTGGGGAAGAGCAGCCCTAAGGAAAGAGTGAGAAGGATAATAGACACAATCAACAAAGAAAAGTTATGCGACTGTTGGGTGGATCTTACCTCCATTTGGTACTTCTGGACCCGTCTGGAGAGCATGTTTCACTCCAAGACGCAGCATGGAAAGAAAGTGGAGAATGACCCTGTGATGCAGGAAGTGTTAACCATGCTCAGTTTCGATGGTAGTGACAAGGGATGGGCTTTAATTAGCAAGGGATCAAGCAAGATGGCCAAGTCGAAGGGGGACACTTTAATAGCAAGCTTGGATCAGTTTGGTAACTGGGAGGAGAATGCAAGGAATGAAGGCTTTGTGCACGCTCTGGATGATAATCTTGCCCAGCACCAGTCGGCACACCACTGTAACCGTCTTATTCTCCCAGGAATTACAGGGGGAGTCCCTGAAATGGTCATCTGTGCAGAGTGTAGCCGTCCAATGGAGAAGTATTTCATGTATCGATGCTGCACAGACTGA
- the LOC124918312 gene encoding protein MHF2 homolog, translating into METTFEPDLINAIFKIIWKRNALKREKNEGAGTSEADMAVGMLKKTRPTSANANALKLSCELMHIFVSEAVQRASTIAETEGASKIEATHLERILPQLLLDF; encoded by the exons ATGGAGACTACTTTTGAGCCT GATCTAATTAACGCTATCTTCAAGATCATCTGGAAACGAAATGCTCTAA AGCGCGAGAAGAATGAAGGAGCTGGTACTTCTGAGGCCGAC ATGGCAGTTGGAATGCTGAAAAAAACTCGGCCCACCTCTG CTAATGCAAATGCTCTGAAGCTTAGCTGTGAACTCATGCACATTTTTGTCTCAG AGGCTGTTCAGCGTGCTTCTACAATTGCTGAAACTGAGGGCGCCAGCAAAATAGAAGCAACACATCTCGAAAGGATCCTTCCACAGTTACTTTTAGATTTTTAA
- the LOC124918319 gene encoding BAHD acyltransferase At5g47980-like produces MDGINVNIVSRNIIKPNSPTPTSQKTFKLSLIDQLTPEFYGATIFFYTSNVKSIETTSDMSKSLQDSLSRILPKFYPLAGQFKDSSTIDCNDEGAYFFDAHVNCNIRQVLDKPDSNFLKKLLPTDPKTVESCSRAVAIFQFTQFECGGVALSACICHKMGDISTLSTFLRSWTAAATNDPGKDEVPDFIGGSLLTHRNLPMMSNVGLARGKCRTQRIVFDGSKIASLRAKITDGRQAPSRVEAVVAVILKSAITASRSLSGSTKSAIFFQTVNVRNRMSPPISENSIGNLLWQFPVFIEEKEIKVYELVAKIRKEMSEFCNTKAPKLKGAEGFREIMGCIGKWAFHFLTNKDIYRCSSWCRTPLYETDFGWGKPIWVSSAGQDIRNVMILVDSKDGNGMEAWVTLDYKEMDVFEKNEELLEYGSLNPSV; encoded by the exons ATGGATGGAATCAATGTTAACATTGTTTCAAGAAACATCATCAAACCAAATTCTCCAACCCCAACAAGCCAAAAGACTTTTAAACTCTCTCTCATCGATCAACTCACACCTGAATTCTATGGAGCCACCATTTTCTTCTATACCTCCAACGTTAAATCAATAGAAACAACATCGGACATGTCAAAATCATTACAagattctctctctagaatcttGCCCAAGTTCTATCCATTAGCTGGTCAATTCAAAGATTCTAGTACCATCGATTGCAACGATGAAGGAGCTTATTTCTTTGATGCCCATGTTAATTGTAACATCCGACAAGTTTTGGATAAACCAGATTCTAATTTCCTTAAGAAACTTCTTCCGACCGACCCTAAAACGGTTGAGTCTTGCTCAAGAGCCGTGGCTATTTTTCAATTCACACAATTTGAATGCGGTGGTGTGGCTTTGAGTGCTTGTATTTGTCATAAGATGGGTGATATTAGCACGTTGTCTACGTTCTTACGATCGTGGACCGCCGCCGCCACTAACGACCCCGGGAAGGATGAG GTTCCGGATTTCATTGGTGGGTCGCTGTTGACTCACAGAAACCTACCGATGATGTCTAACGTGGGTTTGGCTCGTGGTAAGTGTCGTACACAAAGGATCGTTTTTGACGGATCAAAGATAGCTTCTTTGAGAGCAAAAATCACCGACGGTCGTCAAGCACCGTCGCGTGTGGAGGCTGTAGTAGCGGTGATACTAAAGTCCGCCATCACGGCTTCGAGGTCTTTGTCGGGGTCGACGAAATCGGCTATATTCTTCCAAACGGTGAATGTTAGGAATAGGATGAGTCCTCCGATATCGGAGAACTCGATAGGAAACCTGCTCTGGCAGTTTCCGGTGTTCATTGAGGAAAAAGAGATCAAAGTGTACGAGTTGGTGGCGAAGATAAGGAAGGAGATGTCGGAGTTTTGCAACACTAAGGCCCCGAAGTTGAAGGGTGCGGAAGGGTTTAGGGAAATTATGGGTTGCATTGGGAAATGGGCGTTCCACTTCTTGACAAATAAGGACATATACAG GTGCTCGAGTTGGTGTCGAACACCATTGTATGAGACGGATTTCGGGTGGGGAAAACCGATATGGGTGAGTAGTGCGGGGCAAGACATAAGGAATGTTATGATTTTGGTGGATTCTAAAGATGGAAATGGGATGGAGGCATGGGTGACTTTGGATTATAAGGAGATGGATGTGTTTGAGAAGAATGAAGAACTCTTAGAATATGGGTCTCTAAACCCTAGTGTCTAA